The Pseudomonas sp. HOU2 DNA window GTGGACCAACGGCGGCATTCAGTACGCACCACCAGTGCGCTAATGGTTCTATCACCCGGCGGGCCAACCGCCGGGTGATGTTCTGTTCCATTTCTTCCGGGGCACTTCATGCAAAATTCAATCGGCGCACCAAAGCAGAGGCTCAGCCTCAGCGATCCGCGAGTGCGTGCGTGGCTGTTTCAGATCATCACCGTCGTGGCGGTGGTCGCCATGGGCTGGTATCTGTTCGACAACACCCAGACCAACCTGCAACACCGGGGCATCACCTCCGGTTTCAGCTTTCTGGAGCGCAGTGCCGGGTTCGGCATCGCTCAGCACCTGATCTCCTACACCGAAGCGGACAGCTACGCTCGGGTGTTCGTGATCGGCCTGCTCAACACCCTGTTGGTGACCTTCATCGGCGTGATCCTGGCGACTCTGCTGGGCTTCATCATCGGTGTGGCGCGGCTGTCGCCGAACTGGATCATCAGCAAACTGGCGACCGTGTATGTGGAAGTGTTCCGCAACATTCCGCCGCTGCTGCAGATCCTGTTCTGGTACTTCGCGGTGTTCCTGACCATGCCGGGACCGCGCAACAGCCACAACTTCGGCGACACCTTCTTTGTCAGCAGCCGGGGCCTGAACATGCCGGCCGCGCAAATGGCTGACGGTTTCTGGGCGTTCGTCATCAGTGTGGTGCTGGCCATCGTCGCCATCGTGCTGATGTGCCGCTGGGCCAACAAGCGTTTCGAAGACACCGGCGTACCGTTTCACAAGTTCTGGACTGGCCTGGCGATCCTGCTGGTGATCCCGACCCTGTGCGCGCTGATCTTCGGCGCTCCGCTGCATTGGGAACTGCCGCAGCTCAAGGGCTTCAACTTCGTCGGCGGCTGGGTGCTGATCCCGGAACTGCTGGCGCTGACCCTCGCGCTGACCGTGTACACCGCCGCGTTCATTGCGGAAATCGTCCGTTCG harbors:
- a CDS encoding amino acid ABC transporter permease, whose protein sequence is MQNSIGAPKQRLSLSDPRVRAWLFQIITVVAVVAMGWYLFDNTQTNLQHRGITSGFSFLERSAGFGIAQHLISYTEADSYARVFVIGLLNTLLVTFIGVILATLLGFIIGVARLSPNWIISKLATVYVEVFRNIPPLLQILFWYFAVFLTMPGPRNSHNFGDTFFVSSRGLNMPAAQMADGFWAFVISVVLAIVAIVLMCRWANKRFEDTGVPFHKFWTGLAILLVIPTLCALIFGAPLHWELPQLKGFNFVGGWVLIPELLALTLALTVYTAAFIAEIVRSGIKSVSHGQTEAARSLGLRNGPTLRKVIIPQALRVIIPPLTSQYLNLAKNSSLAAGIGYPEMVSLFAGTVLNQTGQAIEVIAITMSVYLAISISISLLMNWYNKRIALIER